In Paenibacillus sp. BIC5C1, a genomic segment contains:
- a CDS encoding MFS transporter, which translates to MNKKVYVLAIAAFVVGTVELILGGILDLIATDLHLTLAKAGYLISIFSLVYALSAPILLNMTARFERKKVYMCTLFVFLISNLISAFSANFYMLLAGRALGAATGSLIFVLSLTLAARIVEPQYKGRAVGIITMGGSASLILGVPIGIFVGNLAGWREVFMLIAILTAVVMVAIGIAMDRVQPIPAVPLKKQLTALWNPKMLAIHVTTLLVLAGHLTLYAYFTPFLQEALGASSTMVTFIYMMFGIAAVAGGGIGGILSDRLHPAQAIIIVLIPFIISMAVIPFSTGLPLIAFLILLSIWSALSWTVTPVQNSLIIKTSPATAETLISTNSGIAHAGIALGTYIGGVVIDHSSIMYTGWVGSVLILMGLVSAVYAINRKEQTVQAVG; encoded by the coding sequence ATGAATAAAAAAGTATATGTCCTGGCAATCGCAGCATTTGTGGTTGGTACCGTTGAACTCATTTTAGGCGGCATTCTGGACTTGATCGCGACAGATCTTCACCTGACTTTGGCAAAAGCCGGATATTTAATTTCCATCTTCTCACTTGTCTATGCGCTATCTGCGCCTATTTTGTTGAATATGACGGCCAGATTCGAACGTAAAAAAGTATATATGTGCACTTTATTCGTTTTTCTAATCAGCAATCTGATCTCTGCGTTCAGTGCCAATTTCTATATGCTCCTGGCAGGCAGAGCACTGGGGGCCGCGACGGGATCTCTGATTTTTGTCCTGTCTCTGACGCTGGCAGCCCGTATTGTAGAGCCCCAGTATAAAGGGCGTGCTGTGGGAATTATCACGATGGGAGGAAGTGCTTCACTGATCCTGGGTGTACCTATCGGAATCTTTGTGGGTAACCTGGCCGGATGGCGTGAAGTGTTTATGTTAATCGCAATTCTGACTGCAGTGGTCATGGTTGCCATTGGCATTGCCATGGATCGTGTGCAGCCGATTCCGGCAGTGCCCCTGAAGAAGCAGCTTACTGCTCTATGGAACCCGAAAATGCTGGCAATCCATGTTACAACATTGCTTGTGCTCGCAGGACATTTGACGTTATATGCCTATTTCACACCATTTCTCCAGGAAGCGCTGGGAGCCAGCTCAACAATGGTCACCTTTATCTATATGATGTTTGGTATTGCTGCTGTAGCAGGCGGCGGGATCGGCGGCATATTATCAGATCGCTTACACCCAGCCCAAGCCATTATCATCGTGCTGATACCCTTTATTATAAGTATGGCGGTAATTCCGTTTAGTACCGGCTTGCCTTTGATTGCTTTCTTGATTCTGCTAAGTATCTGGAGTGCATTAAGCTGGACTGTTACCCCGGTACAAAATAGTCTGATTATCAAAACCTCTCCGGCAACGGCTGAAACGTTAATTAGCACCAATTCAGGAATTGCACATGCAGGTATTGCTCTCGGAACCTATATTGGCGGCGTAGTTATCGATCATTCGTCCATTATGTATACAGGATGGGTGGGATCGGTTCTGATCCTGATGGGTCTGGTGTCGGCAGTTTACGCAATTAATCGCAAAGAGCAAACGGTTCAGGCAGTTGGTTAA
- a CDS encoding sugar O-acetyltransferase yields the protein MSNITTKSEKQKMIDGELYLASDPQLSQDREYARRMTRMYNQTTETDGELRTKVLKELLGSTGEHLSMEPNIHFDYVYNIHVGEHFYTNFNCTILDVCEVRIGDNCLMGPDVHIYTATHPLNPFERITGAEYGKPVTIGNNVWIGGRAVINPGVTIGDNVVIASGAVVTKDVPDNMIVGGNPARIIREIEL from the coding sequence ATGAGCAATATCACAACAAAATCGGAAAAACAAAAAATGATCGATGGTGAGCTATACTTGGCTTCCGATCCCCAATTGTCTCAAGACAGGGAATATGCAAGAAGAATGACACGCATGTACAACCAGACGACAGAAACAGATGGTGAGCTCCGTACAAAGGTATTGAAAGAGCTGCTAGGTTCAACGGGTGAACACCTGAGCATGGAACCGAATATTCATTTTGACTATGTTTACAACATTCATGTTGGAGAGCATTTCTATACCAACTTTAACTGTACGATACTTGATGTATGTGAAGTGCGCATCGGGGATAACTGTTTAATGGGACCTGACGTTCACATATATACCGCTACGCATCCCTTGAATCCATTCGAACGGATAACAGGTGCCGAGTATGGGAAACCAGTGACAATCGGGAATAATGTTTGGATCGGAGGCAGGGCAGTCATTAATCCAGGGGTCACCATTGGGGACAATGTCGTTATTGCTTCCGGCGCTGTAGTCACAAAAGATGTTCCGGACAATATGATTGTTGGTGGAAATCCTGCTAGAATCATTAGAGAGATAGAGCTTTAA